From the genome of Pelobates fuscus isolate aPelFus1 chromosome 6, aPelFus1.pri, whole genome shotgun sequence, one region includes:
- the LOC134615443 gene encoding histone H2B 1.1 → MPEPAKSAPAPKKGSKKAVTKTQKKDGKKRRKSRKESYAIYVYKVLKQVHPDTGISSKAMGIMNSFVNDIFERIAGEASRLAHYNKRSTITSREIQTAVRLLLPGELAKHAVSEGTKAVTKYTSAK, encoded by the coding sequence ATGCCTGAACCAGCCAAGTCCGCTCCCGCACCCAAGAAGGGCTCTAAAAAAGCCGTGACCAAGACCCAGAAGAAGGATGGGAAGAAGCGcagaaagagcaggaaggagagctatgccatctacgtgtacaaggtgctgaaACAGGTCCACCCCGACACCGGTATCTCCTCCAAGGCCATGGGGATCATGAactcctttgtcaatgatatcttCGAGCGCATCGCAGGGGAAGCCTCCCGTCTGGCTCACTATAACAAgcgctccaccatcacctcccgggAGATCCAGACCGCTGTACGGCTCTTACTGCCCGGAGAGCTGGCCAAACACGCCGTGTCTGAGGGCACCAAGGCAGTGACCaagtacaccagcgccaagtaa
- the LOC134615442 gene encoding histone H2A type 2-B: MSGRGKQGGKVRAKAKTRSSRAGLQFPVGRVHRLLRKGNYAERVGAGAPVYLAAVLEYLTAEILELAGNAARDNKKTRIIPRHLQLAVRNDEELNKLLGGVTIAQGGVLPNIQAVLLPKKTDSHKPAKSK, translated from the coding sequence ATGTCAGGAAGAGGCAAACAGGGCGGCAAAGTCAGGGCTAAAGCCAAGACCCGATCATCCAGAGCAGGTCTGCAGTTCCCAGTCGGCCGTGTCCACAGGCTGCTCAGAAAGGGCAATTATGCCGAGCGGGTTGGAGCCGGAGCTCCGGtctatctggctgcagtgctggagtatCTGACCGCCGAGATCCTGGAACTGGCTGGGAATGCAGCCCGAGACAACAAGAAGACCCGCATCATCCCCCGCCATCTGCAGCTCGCTGTGCGCAACGACGAGGAGCTCAACAAACTGCTCGGAGGGGTCACCATAGCCCAGGGTGGGGTATTGCCCAATATCCAGGCTGTTTTACTGCCCAAGAAAACCGACAGCCACAAGCCAGCCAAGAGCAAGTAA